The following are from one region of the Streptomyces tuirus genome:
- a CDS encoding helix-turn-helix domain-containing protein — protein MASNVNPTVRRRRLGQELRRLRELKGMTAEEVAERLLVSQSKISRLENGRRSISQRDVRDLCGVYEVEDQRIVDSLMQMAKDSRQQGWWHAFGDIPYSVYIGLETDAESLRVYEPQIITGLLQTRAYAEAIIRGGSPEASDADNDKRVEVRLRRQGRITADTEPLRLWVVLDEASLHRVVGSRPVMREQLEHLIEMSQLPHITVQVLPFEVGAHAGINGQYSILEFADAADSSVVYIEGVTSDLYLEKPLDVQKYTVMYEHLRAQSLNVDQSRQLIENVAKEYAR, from the coding sequence GTGGCGTCCAATGTCAATCCCACCGTCAGGCGGCGCCGGCTGGGCCAGGAGCTCCGCAGGCTCCGTGAGCTCAAGGGCATGACGGCCGAAGAGGTGGCCGAGCGGCTGCTGGTGTCGCAGTCGAAGATCAGCCGGTTGGAGAACGGACGGCGCAGCATCAGCCAGCGCGACGTCCGCGACCTGTGCGGGGTCTACGAGGTGGAGGACCAGCGCATCGTCGACTCGCTGATGCAGATGGCCAAGGACTCCCGGCAGCAGGGCTGGTGGCACGCCTTCGGGGACATCCCCTACAGCGTCTACATCGGCCTGGAGACGGACGCCGAGTCACTGCGGGTCTACGAACCCCAGATCATCACCGGCCTGTTGCAGACCCGGGCGTACGCCGAGGCCATCATCCGCGGCGGCTCGCCCGAGGCGTCGGACGCGGACAACGACAAGCGCGTCGAGGTCCGGCTGCGCCGGCAGGGCCGGATCACCGCCGACACCGAACCGCTGCGGCTGTGGGTGGTCCTGGACGAGGCGTCCCTGCACCGGGTCGTCGGCAGCCGGCCGGTGATGCGCGAGCAGCTGGAGCACCTCATCGAGATGTCGCAGCTGCCCCACATCACCGTGCAGGTCCTGCCGTTCGAGGTGGGCGCGCACGCGGGCATCAACGGCCAGTACTCGATCCTGGAGTTCGCCGATGCGGCCGACTCCAGCGTGGTCTACATCGAGGGCGTCACCAGCGACCTGTATCTGGAGAAGCCGCTCGACGTGCAGAAGTACACGGTGATGTACGAGCACCTGCGCGCTCAGTCGCTGAACGTGGACCAGTCCCGGCAGCTCATCGAGAACGTGGCGAAGGAGTACGCGCGCTGA
- a CDS encoding GOLPH3/VPS74 family protein, whose protein sequence is MGRSRRTLPEELLLLALDPTTGTTAQPQSLDLGLAGAQLVELALAGRIAPDGDRIAVVAPRPTGDPTLDCALELLRRRGAPVRAVHWIGGPRLGLRQTYLSHLERCGMVHAVAGQMCGVLPTTRYQATDTEISREIKARLDSAIRTGVPPDPRTAALAALAHAVGLGKHLYPGNEGRSSRSRLRDLIRHDPMGGLVAHAVMDVQNGVAAQPRRNPAPSGRQATGGTRPAAEPARGVPMQPRHGSMARVAAH, encoded by the coding sequence ATGGGCAGGAGCCGCAGAACACTTCCGGAGGAGCTTCTGCTGCTGGCGTTGGACCCGACCACGGGTACCACCGCACAGCCGCAGTCGCTCGACCTGGGTCTGGCCGGAGCACAGCTAGTAGAGCTGGCGCTGGCCGGACGGATAGCCCCAGACGGGGATCGTATCGCCGTGGTGGCGCCACGGCCGACAGGAGATCCAACACTGGACTGCGCACTGGAGTTGCTGCGAAGGCGTGGCGCTCCCGTGCGAGCCGTCCACTGGATTGGCGGGCCGCGTCTCGGGCTGCGCCAGACCTACCTCTCGCATCTGGAGCGGTGCGGCATGGTGCATGCCGTGGCGGGCCAGATGTGCGGGGTGCTGCCGACGACTCGCTACCAGGCGACGGACACCGAGATCAGCCGGGAGATCAAGGCCCGGCTGGACTCCGCGATCCGCACCGGCGTACCGCCGGACCCGCGGACCGCGGCACTCGCGGCCCTCGCCCATGCGGTCGGCCTCGGCAAGCACCTGTACCCGGGCAACGAGGGACGCTCCTCTCGCTCCCGGCTCAGGGACCTGATCAGGCACGACCCCATGGGCGGTCTCGTCGCGCACGCGGTGATGGACGTCCAGAACGGCGTCGCGGCCCAGCCGCGCCGCAACCCGGCACCGTCCGGCCGTCAGGCCACCGGCGGCACCAGGCCCGCAGCGGAGCCCGCTCGGGGGGTTCCGATGCAGCCACGCCACGGAAGCATGGCGCGCGTCGCGGCCCACTGA
- a CDS encoding D-alanyl-D-alanine carboxypeptidase → MAGESPDRSKQRESSARETSGSASPVPEARSEAAADPRLAVARDAEKSAARGGADTATRVLSTRTAEDPENTGRAAGDSEPEDDTGRGESAANTANTKSAAGDAGRATGDADAEGTGSDSDTKSAAGDAGRATGDADAEGTEGDSDTESAAGDAGQAADAKRTEGDSDTESAAGDAGRSGSGSETGDAEGDSGTEDAAADAGEGASGPSGASQASRAGEAAADAGGTDGRLRDVVAAWVASADGGEESAAAKGDAKNAENPKGAREAAERTDKPAGAGTDGREAGKAGKAAGASETPSDAEDTDHGADDTAHREAESDEVAQDAADADEPEADRSAKGGGTGTTAKAASTPADPRVSGDAEPDSKTPAAKTASKAAAPKATDAAGTKTPAETPKSGKPDRTDGSTDDDGPAERPVDQPTAVFKTLRPPVDQPTTMLKLGGAAKDLPKSDLPKTDAPKTDAPEKDAPERDAERTSKFVALKPLDDPAARKPVAPAEATAPVPTVGPERTTQQPLPPKPPLDLLAELTNTPPPPETPLRTAARRVKIWTPLVLLLIVVLGVVQSVRPLPSPTLELTAEDSYTFDGGKVDIPWPADGQAALDVQGIGTFGSSGEQKPVPIASVAKVMTAYVILRDHPLKSGEDGPEILIDQAAQDQSDAGQESTVDVTKGDKITQREALESILIASANNVARLLARWDSGSEKAFVQKMNDAAADLGMKNTTYTDPSGLNNTTVSTAVDQVKLARAAMLQPVFREVATMMSYVDYKQKKHDNWNRLVGYNNVTGIKTGTTTSALGNLVFAAKKDVNGEVHRIIGAVVRQPAGGPDNTILGAALHEGDKLIRAAQGALESATILKKGDVVGYADDGLGGRTPVAVTEDVTAVGWAGLSVKLTFAGDDLPHTAKAGTKVGTLTVGDGTTSAVKVPVALQKDLVEPGLGAKLTRLG, encoded by the coding sequence GTGGCGGGCGAGTCCCCCGACAGGTCGAAGCAGCGCGAGTCGTCGGCACGAGAGACGTCGGGGAGCGCGAGTCCGGTTCCGGAGGCCAGGAGTGAAGCCGCGGCCGATCCGCGGCTCGCGGTGGCCCGGGACGCGGAGAAGTCCGCGGCACGAGGCGGTGCCGACACGGCGACACGCGTGCTGTCCACGCGCACGGCCGAGGACCCGGAGAACACGGGGCGCGCCGCGGGCGACTCGGAGCCGGAGGACGACACGGGCCGGGGCGAGAGCGCCGCGAACACCGCGAACACGAAGAGCGCCGCGGGCGACGCCGGGCGGGCTACGGGTGACGCGGACGCCGAGGGGACCGGGAGCGACTCGGACACCAAGAGCGCGGCAGGCGACGCCGGGCGGGCTACGGGTGACGCGGACGCCGAGGGGACCGAGGGCGACTCGGACACGGAGAGCGCGGCGGGCGACGCCGGGCAGGCTGCGGACGCCAAGAGGACCGAGGGCGACTCGGACACGGAGAGCGCGGCGGGCGACGCCGGGCGGTCCGGGAGCGGCTCGGAGACCGGGGACGCCGAGGGCGACTCGGGCACCGAGGACGCCGCCGCTGACGCAGGGGAAGGTGCTTCCGGCCCCTCCGGGGCGTCCCAGGCGTCCAGGGCCGGCGAGGCGGCCGCCGACGCCGGGGGCACCGACGGGCGGCTGCGGGATGTCGTCGCCGCGTGGGTCGCCTCCGCGGACGGGGGCGAGGAGTCTGCCGCCGCCAAGGGTGACGCCAAGAACGCCGAGAACCCCAAGGGCGCCCGAGAGGCCGCCGAGCGCACGGACAAGCCCGCCGGGGCCGGCACGGACGGCCGGGAGGCCGGGAAGGCCGGGAAGGCCGCAGGGGCGTCGGAGACCCCGTCGGACGCCGAGGACACGGACCACGGCGCTGACGACACCGCCCACCGCGAGGCCGAGTCCGACGAGGTCGCCCAGGACGCCGCCGACGCCGACGAGCCCGAGGCGGACCGTTCCGCCAAGGGCGGCGGCACCGGCACCACCGCCAAGGCCGCCTCCACGCCCGCGGACCCGCGGGTCTCCGGCGACGCCGAGCCCGACTCGAAGACCCCCGCCGCCAAGACCGCATCCAAGGCCGCCGCACCCAAGGCCACCGACGCCGCCGGAACCAAGACCCCGGCCGAAACCCCCAAGTCGGGCAAGCCGGACCGGACTGACGGTTCGACCGACGACGACGGCCCCGCCGAGCGCCCCGTAGACCAGCCCACCGCCGTCTTCAAGACCCTGCGGCCGCCGGTCGATCAGCCCACCACCATGCTGAAGCTCGGGGGCGCGGCCAAGGACCTCCCGAAGTCGGACCTCCCGAAGACGGACGCTCCGAAAACGGACGCCCCGGAGAAGGACGCCCCGGAGAGGGACGCCGAGCGGACCAGCAAGTTCGTCGCGCTCAAGCCCCTGGACGACCCGGCGGCGAGGAAGCCCGTCGCCCCGGCCGAGGCCACCGCGCCCGTCCCCACCGTCGGCCCCGAGCGGACCACGCAGCAGCCGCTGCCGCCCAAGCCGCCGCTGGATCTGCTGGCCGAGCTGACCAACACCCCGCCGCCCCCGGAGACGCCGCTGCGGACGGCGGCCCGGCGGGTGAAGATCTGGACGCCGCTGGTACTGCTGCTGATCGTGGTCCTCGGGGTCGTGCAGAGCGTGCGCCCGCTCCCCTCGCCCACCCTCGAACTGACCGCCGAGGACAGCTACACCTTCGACGGCGGCAAGGTCGACATCCCCTGGCCCGCCGACGGCCAGGCCGCGCTGGACGTCCAGGGCATCGGCACGTTCGGATCCTCCGGCGAGCAGAAGCCCGTGCCCATCGCGAGCGTCGCCAAGGTCATGACCGCCTACGTCATCCTGCGCGACCACCCGCTCAAGAGCGGCGAGGACGGACCCGAGATCCTGATCGACCAGGCCGCGCAGGACCAGTCCGACGCCGGACAGGAGTCCACCGTCGATGTCACCAAGGGCGACAAGATCACCCAGCGGGAGGCCCTGGAGAGCATCCTGATCGCGTCCGCGAACAACGTGGCGCGACTGCTCGCCCGCTGGGACTCGGGGTCCGAGAAGGCGTTCGTACAGAAGATGAACGACGCCGCCGCGGACCTCGGCATGAAGAACACGACGTACACCGACCCGTCGGGCCTGAACAACACGACCGTCTCCACGGCCGTGGACCAGGTGAAGCTCGCCCGGGCCGCCATGCTCCAGCCGGTGTTCCGCGAGGTCGCGACGATGATGTCGTACGTCGACTACAAGCAGAAGAAGCACGACAACTGGAACCGCCTGGTCGGCTACAACAACGTCACCGGCATCAAGACCGGCACCACCACCTCGGCGCTCGGCAACCTCGTCTTCGCGGCCAAGAAGGACGTGAACGGCGAGGTCCACCGGATCATCGGCGCGGTCGTGCGCCAGCCCGCCGGCGGACCGGACAACACGATCCTGGGCGCCGCGCTCCACGAGGGCGACAAGCTGATCCGGGCCGCGCAGGGCGCGCTGGAGTCGGCGACGATCCTGAAGAAGGGCGACGTCGTCGGGTACGCGGACGACGGTCTCGGCGGCCGTACGCCGGTCGCCGTCACCGAGGACGTCACGGCCGTCGGCTGGGCGGGCCTGTCCGTCAAGCTGACGTTCGCCGGTGACGACCTGCCGCACACGGCCAAGGCCGGCACCAAGGTGGGCACGCTCACCGTCGGTGACGGAACGACCAGCGCCGTGAAGGTTCCGGTCGCCCTCCAGAAGGACCTGGTGGAGCCGGGCCTCGGGGCCAAGCTCACCCGCCTCGGCTGA
- a CDS encoding MFS transporter encodes MATAEPTRADDAEPGSVPGPRIGLPEAAEDGAPGSGAAEDGGSRFEWPAPVLALRERMLRHPVLSVTGLAAALHILWFFTFANSGGDLAAQDAWAEFVGRHPDSAYNLAWYGGMHPVSYSVVSPYLMSVLGVRTTMMIAGTVSAGLLTLLLLRSRSVLNPLWASLAGVFGLFCNAVSGRVTFGLGMMFALGAVAVVFCWPYRWRYKRWAKALSAAPLAALATMASPVAGLFVGLVAVALFLQKRRPGAWALGLAPTAVVAVSAWLFPFSGTQPMMIGSVLLPLAFSVLAYVLVPRDWKTVRLTAAVYGLGVVLVWLISSQIGSNITRLAMLFAGVALVAALPFTVPRSRRWYAAVVALCGFGVWIGFKTVDDIVHTAPAASWSRELAPLVNELQEVGAEKGRVEVVPARSHREASALAPYVNLARGWNRQADMERNPLFYDDTLNSANYHEWLKRWAVHYVVLPKGEPDGDGGQRERALVQRGLPYLTQIWGNDTWQLFRVTAPTSLAEPNAVVDRAEQGEMVLQVKKAGRVLVRIPYSPWLSIVDAEGKSLKPPQETEESRNRPEGEPRTYVNVNGCLAETEEDAHGDKWTELLAPKAGTYRLAAPYQFPRGTPCPEELR; translated from the coding sequence GTGGCCACTGCGGAGCCGACACGCGCAGACGACGCCGAACCGGGCTCGGTACCAGGCCCGCGAATAGGCCTGCCCGAAGCGGCGGAAGACGGTGCGCCCGGGAGCGGCGCGGCTGAGGACGGCGGTTCGCGGTTCGAGTGGCCCGCGCCCGTCCTGGCGCTGCGTGAACGCATGCTGCGGCACCCGGTCCTGTCCGTCACGGGCCTGGCCGCGGCGCTGCACATCCTCTGGTTCTTCACGTTCGCGAACAGCGGCGGCGATCTGGCCGCGCAGGACGCGTGGGCCGAGTTCGTCGGCCGGCACCCGGACTCGGCGTACAACCTCGCCTGGTACGGCGGGATGCACCCGGTGTCCTACAGCGTGGTGTCGCCGTATCTGATGTCGGTGCTCGGCGTGCGGACGACGATGATGATCGCGGGGACGGTCTCCGCCGGGCTGCTGACCCTGCTCCTGCTGCGCAGCCGTTCCGTGCTCAATCCCCTGTGGGCCTCGCTCGCGGGCGTGTTCGGCCTGTTCTGCAACGCGGTGTCCGGGCGGGTGACGTTCGGTCTCGGCATGATGTTCGCGCTCGGCGCGGTCGCCGTCGTGTTCTGCTGGCCGTACCGGTGGCGGTACAAGCGCTGGGCGAAGGCACTGAGCGCGGCGCCGCTGGCCGCGCTGGCCACCATGGCGTCGCCGGTCGCGGGCCTGTTCGTGGGCCTGGTGGCGGTTGCGCTGTTCCTGCAGAAGCGGCGGCCGGGCGCGTGGGCACTGGGGCTGGCGCCGACCGCGGTGGTGGCGGTGTCGGCGTGGCTGTTCCCGTTCTCGGGCACGCAGCCGATGATGATCGGCTCGGTGCTGCTGCCGCTCGCGTTCTCGGTCCTGGCCTATGTGCTGGTGCCGCGGGACTGGAAGACGGTCCGGCTCACGGCGGCGGTGTACGGCCTGGGGGTCGTGCTGGTGTGGCTGATCAGCTCCCAGATCGGTTCGAACATCACGCGGCTGGCGATGCTGTTCGCCGGGGTCGCGCTGGTCGCCGCGCTGCCGTTCACGGTGCCGCGCAGCCGCCGGTGGTACGCGGCCGTGGTGGCGCTCTGCGGTTTCGGCGTGTGGATCGGCTTCAAGACGGTCGACGACATCGTGCACACGGCCCCCGCGGCGTCCTGGTCGCGCGAGCTCGCACCGCTCGTCAACGAGTTGCAGGAGGTCGGCGCCGAGAAGGGCCGGGTGGAGGTCGTGCCCGCCCGCTCCCACCGCGAGGCCTCCGCGCTCGCCCCCTACGTCAATCTGGCCCGCGGCTGGAACCGCCAGGCCGACATGGAGCGCAACCCCCTCTTCTACGACGACACGCTCAACTCGGCGAACTACCACGAGTGGCTGAAGCGCTGGGCCGTGCACTACGTCGTGCTGCCGAAGGGCGAACCGGACGGTGACGGGGGTCAGCGGGAGCGGGCGCTGGTGCAACGCGGGCTGCCGTATCTGACCCAGATCTGGGGCAACGACACCTGGCAGCTGTTCCGGGTGACCGCCCCGACCTCGCTGGCCGAGCCGAACGCCGTGGTCGACCGGGCCGAGCAGGGCGAGATGGTCCTCCAGGTGAAGAAGGCGGGCCGGGTCCTGGTCCGCATCCCCTACTCGCCCTGGCTGAGCATCGTCGACGCGGAGGGCAAGAGCCTGAAGCCGCCGCAGGAGACGGAGGAGTCCAGGAACCGTCCCGAGGGTGAGCCGAGGACGTATGTGAACGTCAACGGCTGTCTGGCGGAGACGGAGGAGGACGCGCACGGCGACAAGTGGACGGAGCTGCTGGCCCCGAAGGCCGGGACCTACCGCCTGGCGGCGCCGTACCAGTTCCCCCGTGGCACGCCGTGCCCGGAGGAACTGCGCTGA
- a CDS encoding ADP-ribosylglycohydrolase family protein, translating into MGATAGAVWGRTEQQDFRSRVRGTLLGVAVGDALGTPVDRLGIAAIREAHGAEGLVDLAPAYGRRGAVTHLTQLTLFSVDGLIRAQVRRDTGAWHPPTDLHRAYLRWAATQRDWGPDERRKEDGWLAREEWLYARRDPSRPLLLGLGDETMGTPEAPKNPGEAGAEAAARSAPFGLLVGWEPQLVAQLAVECAAQTHGHPTASLAAGAYAVIVHALALGESLDAAVQRAFGLLAARPGHQPVSEALQHALGAVRQGMPGPERVAELSGAGTAEGLVAAAVYCALVAADVRHGLCLAVNHDGPSATTGALTGGLLGALHGETALPPAWLAELEGRPTILELADDFAMEMTQGPALHGPAGSSPGWLARYPRA; encoded by the coding sequence GTGGGTGCGACTGCCGGCGCCGTCTGGGGCCGTACAGAGCAGCAGGACTTCCGCAGCCGGGTGCGCGGGACCCTGCTCGGCGTGGCCGTGGGAGACGCGCTGGGCACGCCGGTCGACAGGCTGGGCATCGCGGCGATCCGGGAGGCGCACGGGGCGGAGGGCCTGGTGGACCTGGCCCCCGCCTACGGCAGACGCGGCGCGGTCACGCACCTCACCCAGCTCACCCTGTTCTCCGTAGACGGGCTGATCCGGGCCCAGGTCAGACGGGACACCGGCGCCTGGCATCCGCCGACCGATCTGCACCGGGCGTATCTGCGCTGGGCCGCCACGCAGCGCGACTGGGGGCCCGACGAGCGCCGCAAGGAAGACGGGTGGCTGGCGCGGGAGGAGTGGCTGTACGCGCGGCGCGACCCCAGTCGCCCCCTGCTGCTGGGGCTGGGCGACGAGACCATGGGGACCCCGGAGGCGCCGAAGAACCCCGGGGAGGCCGGGGCCGAGGCCGCCGCCCGGTCGGCGCCCTTCGGGCTGCTGGTGGGCTGGGAGCCGCAGCTGGTCGCCCAGCTCGCCGTGGAGTGCGCGGCGCAGACCCACGGCCACCCCACCGCCTCCCTCGCGGCGGGCGCGTACGCCGTGATCGTGCACGCGCTGGCGCTGGGCGAGAGTCTCGACGCCGCCGTGCAGCGGGCCTTCGGGCTGCTGGCCGCCCGGCCGGGGCACCAGCCGGTGTCGGAGGCGCTGCAGCATGCGCTGGGCGCCGTGCGGCAGGGCATGCCGGGCCCGGAGCGGGTGGCCGAGCTGAGCGGGGCGGGTACGGCGGAGGGGCTCGTGGCCGCCGCCGTGTACTGCGCGCTGGTCGCGGCGGACGTCCGGCACGGGCTGTGCCTCGCGGTGAACCACGACGGCCCGTCCGCCACCACCGGCGCGCTGACCGGCGGCCTGCTCGGCGCGCTGCACGGGGAGACCGCCCTGCCGCCGGCCTGGCTGGCCGAGCTGGAGGGCCGCCCCACCATCCTGGAACTGGCCGACGACTTCGCCATGGAGATGACCCAGGGCCCGGCCCTGCACGGCCCCGCGGGCTCCTCCCCCGGCTGGCTCGCCCGCTACCCGAGAGCCTGA
- a CDS encoding sodium:solute symporter family protein has protein sequence MNGLDWAVLIGYFAVMVAIGVWSHKRVDDVSDFFTAGGKMPWWLSGISHHMSGYSAVMFTGYAGIAYTYGVTSFVTWSFPIALGIAIGSKLFAPRINRLRSRLHVASPLEYLKNRYDLKTQQALAWSGMLLKIVDVGAKWAAIATLLSVFTGISLNQGILITGGITAIYCTIGGLWADALTELGQFIIQLLAGIAMFVAVFVRLDDHGGFFGVWDSPELQGHGKPLVGPYGTVFLLAFLFIKLFEYNGGMLNQAQRYMATPNAKEAERSARLSAILWLVWPLVLFFPMWMSPLLVESQKPDGSDSYALMTEQLLPHGLLGLVIVGFFSHTMAMCSSDANAIAAVFTRDCAPVIWARARAWNQNQGLRVARIATVVFLGLSMAAATQVNSPAFQDIITVVIKWVAGLMGPMAIPMMLGLLRAFRRSGPTAALVSWSMGLFAFWLVNYPVNWNVEGGVPLQYQVSIPLAVSLVLYILVGYIRPEDTPERLAIIERINTDGDDTASATIPAPAGPADDVIRLAKE, from the coding sequence ATGAACGGTCTCGACTGGGCCGTGCTCATCGGCTACTTCGCCGTGATGGTCGCGATCGGAGTCTGGTCGCACAAACGCGTCGACGACGTCAGCGACTTCTTCACCGCGGGCGGCAAGATGCCCTGGTGGCTGTCCGGCATCTCGCACCACATGTCGGGCTACAGCGCGGTGATGTTCACCGGGTACGCGGGCATCGCCTACACCTACGGCGTCACGTCGTTCGTCACCTGGTCCTTCCCCATCGCCCTCGGCATCGCCATCGGGTCGAAGCTGTTCGCGCCGCGCATCAACCGGCTGCGCTCCCGGCTCCACGTGGCCTCACCGCTGGAGTACCTGAAGAACCGCTACGACCTGAAGACGCAGCAGGCGCTGGCCTGGTCCGGGATGCTGCTGAAGATCGTGGACGTGGGCGCCAAGTGGGCGGCCATCGCGACCCTGCTGTCCGTCTTCACGGGAATCTCCCTCAACCAGGGCATCCTCATCACCGGCGGCATCACGGCGATCTACTGCACGATCGGCGGCCTCTGGGCGGACGCGCTGACCGAACTCGGCCAGTTCATCATCCAGTTGCTGGCCGGCATCGCGATGTTCGTGGCGGTGTTCGTACGCCTCGACGACCACGGCGGCTTCTTCGGCGTCTGGGACTCGCCCGAACTCCAGGGCCACGGGAAGCCGCTGGTCGGGCCGTACGGCACGGTGTTCCTGCTCGCGTTCCTGTTCATCAAGCTCTTCGAGTACAACGGCGGCATGCTCAACCAGGCCCAGCGCTACATGGCCACGCCGAACGCCAAGGAGGCCGAGCGCTCCGCCCGGCTGTCGGCGATCCTCTGGCTGGTCTGGCCCCTGGTCCTGTTCTTCCCCATGTGGATGTCGCCGCTGCTGGTCGAGTCGCAGAAGCCGGACGGCTCGGACTCCTACGCCCTGATGACCGAACAGCTGCTGCCGCACGGCCTGCTGGGCCTGGTCATCGTCGGCTTCTTCTCCCACACCATGGCCATGTGCTCCTCCGACGCCAACGCCATCGCGGCCGTCTTCACCCGGGACTGCGCGCCGGTGATCTGGGCGCGGGCCCGGGCCTGGAACCAGAACCAGGGCCTGCGGGTCGCCCGCATCGCCACGGTCGTCTTCCTCGGACTGTCCATGGCGGCGGCGACCCAGGTCAACTCGCCCGCGTTCCAGGACATCATCACGGTCGTCATCAAGTGGGTGGCCGGCCTGATGGGCCCGATGGCGATCCCGATGATGCTGGGCCTGCTGCGCGCGTTCCGCCGCTCCGGCCCCACCGCGGCCCTGGTCAGCTGGTCGATGGGCCTGTTCGCCTTCTGGCTGGTGAACTACCCGGTCAACTGGAACGTCGAGGGCGGCGTGCCGCTCCAGTACCAGGTCTCGATCCCGCTGGCGGTGTCGCTGGTCCTGTACATCCTCGTCGGCTACATCCGGCCGGAGGACACACCGGAGCGGCTGGCGATCATCGAACGCATCAACACGGACGGGGACGACACGGCGTCGGCCACGATCCCGGCACCGGCCGGCCCGGCCGACGACGTGATCCGACTCGCCAAGGAGTGA
- a CDS encoding SDR family oxidoreductase, with amino-acid sequence MSLLAGKTVVVSGVGAGLGRQVAAAVVRDGGCAVLGARTEAGLAKTAGEIDPGGELTAYRSTDIRDEAQCEALARVARERFGGIDAVVHVAALDGYFGGLEDADFESWRSVLDVNLLGTLRMTRACLPSLKEAGGSVVFIGTQSAVAAPSQVRQAAYAASKGALTSAMYSLARELGPYRIRVNTVLPGWMWGPPVRAYVRFAAQSEGVGESAVLERLTERMALPELATDADVADAAVFLASDRARSITGQSLLVNAGELMR; translated from the coding sequence ATGTCACTGCTCGCGGGAAAGACGGTCGTCGTGTCGGGAGTCGGGGCCGGGCTGGGGCGGCAGGTCGCGGCGGCCGTCGTGCGGGACGGAGGGTGTGCCGTCCTCGGGGCCCGCACCGAGGCGGGCCTGGCGAAGACGGCCGGCGAGATCGACCCCGGCGGGGAGCTCACCGCGTACCGCTCCACGGACATCCGTGACGAGGCGCAGTGCGAGGCGCTGGCCCGGGTGGCGCGGGAGCGGTTCGGGGGGATCGACGCCGTCGTCCATGTGGCCGCGCTGGACGGCTACTTCGGCGGCCTGGAGGACGCCGACTTCGAGTCCTGGCGGTCCGTCCTCGACGTGAACCTGCTGGGCACGCTGCGGATGACCCGGGCCTGTCTGCCGTCGCTCAAGGAGGCCGGCGGATCCGTGGTGTTCATCGGGACGCAGTCGGCGGTGGCCGCCCCCTCGCAGGTGCGGCAGGCGGCGTACGCGGCGTCGAAGGGGGCGCTGACGAGTGCCATGTACTCGCTCGCGCGGGAGCTCGGTCCGTACCGGATCCGGGTCAACACCGTGCTGCCCGGCTGGATGTGGGGGCCGCCGGTGCGGGCGTACGTGCGGTTCGCGGCGCAGTCGGAGGGGGTGGGGGAGAGCGCCGTCCTGGAGCGGCTGACCGAGCGGATGGCGCTGCCCGAACTGGCCACGGACGCGGACGTGGCCGACGCGGCGGTGTTCCTGGCGTCGGACCGGGCGCGGTCGATCACCGGACAGTCATTGCTGGTCAACGCGGGGGAGCTGATGCGGTGA
- a CDS encoding amidohydrolase family protein — protein MSEQRKASEEAGEVRRFWGRLGLPGLIDVHTHFMPERVLHKVWDYFDSNGPLVGGLEWPITYRRAEEERAALLRDFGVRAFTSMLYPHKPGMATWLNGWAADFARRTPDCLHTATLYPEPDVETYVREAVEAGARVFKAHVQVGAYDPADERLDPAWGVLAEAGIPVVMHCGSGPAPGKHTGPEPVARVLARHPRLRLIVAHMGMPEYEEFLDLAERYDEVRLDTTMAFTDFTEDFMPYPREALPRFAALGDRILLGSDFPNIPYPYLHQLQALERLDLGEEWLRAVCHDNAAALFCADVSARDPRTCPSPAPSG, from the coding sequence ATGAGTGAGCAGCGCAAGGCGTCCGAGGAGGCCGGTGAGGTCCGGCGGTTCTGGGGGCGGCTCGGACTTCCCGGGCTGATCGACGTCCACACCCACTTCATGCCGGAGCGCGTACTGCACAAGGTGTGGGACTACTTCGACAGCAACGGGCCGCTGGTCGGCGGGCTGGAGTGGCCGATCACGTACCGCAGGGCCGAGGAGGAGCGGGCGGCGCTGCTGCGGGACTTCGGTGTGCGCGCCTTCACCTCGATGCTCTACCCGCACAAGCCCGGCATGGCCACGTGGCTGAACGGCTGGGCCGCCGACTTCGCCCGCCGCACCCCCGACTGCCTGCACACCGCCACCCTCTACCCGGAGCCGGACGTGGAGACGTACGTCCGCGAGGCCGTGGAGGCGGGGGCGCGTGTGTTCAAGGCACATGTGCAGGTGGGCGCGTACGACCCGGCCGACGAGCGGCTCGACCCGGCGTGGGGCGTGCTGGCCGAGGCCGGGATACCCGTGGTGATGCACTGCGGCTCCGGGCCCGCGCCCGGCAAGCACACCGGCCCCGAGCCCGTCGCGCGGGTCCTGGCGCGGCACCCGAGGCTGCGGCTGATCGTCGCGCACATGGGCATGCCCGAGTACGAGGAGTTCCTCGACCTCGCCGAGCGGTACGACGAGGTGCGGCTGGACACGACGATGGCGTTCACGGACTTCACCGAGGACTTCATGCCGTACCCCCGCGAGGCCCTGCCCCGCTTCGCCGCGCTCGGCGACCGCATCCTGCTCGGCTCCGACTTCCCCAACATCCCCTACCCGTACCTGCACCAGCTCCAGGCCCTGGAACGGCTGGACCTCGGCGAGGAGTGGCTCCGGGCCGTGTGCCACGACAACGCGGCCGCGCTCTTCTGCGCCGATGTCAGCGCAAGAGATCCACGTACGTGTCCGTCCCCGGCACCGTCGGGATGA